GAGCAGGTGACGTTCATTGCCCTGAGCGGCGACTCGCGCCCACACTTCACCACCATTGCGCAATTCGTCAGCACGCTCGGGGACCAGATCGCGCCGATCTCTGCGGCCGTGCTCGCGGCCTGTGATCGGCAGGGGTTGATCGGGCGCGAGATGTTCGCCATTGACGGCGTGAAACTGCCGAGCCATGCGTCGAAGCATCGGAGTGGTACGCGTGCCGACTTCGAGCGGCACGCCACGAAGATGGAGCGCGCGGCCGAGGCAATGCTCGCGCGGCATCGCGCCGAAGATGCGCAGGGGGTAGAACCAACACTCGTCGCCAAGGACGCGGCCCGTCGCGGGCGACTCGTGCAAGACGCGGCTGAACTACGGACGTGGCTCACGCGACATCCCGACGATCGGCGTGGCGCAAGAGGCGCCGTCCGCAAGAGTAATCGCACGGATGATGAAAGTGCGAAAATGGCGACCAGCAAGGGCGTCATTCAGGGCTACACCGGCGTGGCGACCGTCGACGCGGCCCACCAAATCATTATCGATGCCCAGGCGCATGGGGTGGGCGCGGAGCAAATCTGCGCGCGCTCGCGGACGCACAGGTTCCCGCGCTGATTGCCGACGGGACTATGCGAAAGCGCGATACGCGATTCGCGACGCAGGAGCGCTACACGACGCTCCCGAATCCGCTGCACGACAAGTCGCGACCGATGAAGAGGACGGTGGTGGTATTTGGCCCCGAGGACTTCCGCTACGATCCGGTCGCGCGCACCTGTATCTGCCCCGCGGGCAAGTCGCTGAATCGCCGAGGCGCGGCAAACGTGACCAGCGGCCATGTCGGAGAGCACTTTCAAGGGGCGCCGCGGGATTGTGGTCCGTGTCCACTGCGCGCCCAATGCTTGCGCACGCCGGGCACCACGCCCGTGCGGAACGTGGCCTTCTTCCGCGATCGTGTCGGCCGCGACGTGAACTACTCCGCGCTCATGCGC
The DNA window shown above is from Gemmatimonas sp. and carries:
- a CDS encoding transposase; its protein translation is MLLRVVLFAYSRGIISSRAIARACEEQVTFIALSGDSRPHFTTIAQFVSTLGDQIAPISAAVLAACDRQGLIGREMFAIDGVKLPSHASKHRSGTRADFERHATKMERAAEAMLARHRAEDAQGVEPTLVAKDAARRGRLVQDAAELRTWLTRHPDDRRGARGAVRKSNRTDDESAKMATSKGVIQGYTGVATVDAAHQIIIDAQAHGVGAEQICARSRTHRFPR
- a CDS encoding transposase — encoded protein: MRKRDTRFATQERYTTLPNPLHDKSRPMKRTVVVFGPEDFRYDPVARTCICPAGKSLNRRGAANVTSGHVGEHFQGAPRDCGPCPLRAQCLRTPGTTPVRNVAFFRDRVGRDVNYSALMRDRIDAPAGRAQYARRFATVEPVFANLRANKRLDRFTLRGRVRIDTQWKLYCLVHNIEKLANNGYAA